A window of Saccharomyces paradoxus chromosome XI, complete sequence contains these coding sequences:
- the FPT1 gene encoding chromatin-associated RNAPIII regulator FPT1 (similar to YKR011C), whose product MPKLETVYLYAGEEQPRVKLTCIKEGLTLPQVIKFVHSIQELYGIELQTSETITENLKIDCAPAYLKPNCIPHFYILEYEEINDTFFIWKSDGRWQLNKLSVLLYVDNDANVVKNTSWKDVFQNDRRFRNYDKRAWLQHCLEKMNEDLSKLNVEQFWSQYDKICQNISRQKKKNDQFNMEVFNNFKNVVSIAVIKTKVLSNKRILTTILRNYHNSMKKKYNVQEQNLKENSLASCSNNDPSTSLESESRHFSPVNSLSPSSLSTDEEATSTDYIYRGPESKPNVDFMHSSATNDLIKSNFESYFKLMAEDYETFDLKAWSRQRPRKFQLVEKKKITKNSPNNHHPHKNGKISF is encoded by the coding sequence ATGCCCAAGTTAGAAACCGTTTACTTATATGCTGGTGAAGAACAACCACGTGTTAAATTGACTTGTATTAAGGAAGGTCTCACTTTACCTCAAGTTATCAAGTTTGTGCATTCTATTCAAGAACTGTACGGGATCGAATTACAAACTTCGGAGACCATAACagagaatttgaagataGATTGTGCACCTGCATATTTGAAGCCGAATTGTATTCCCCATTTCTACATTCTTGaatatgaagaaataaatgacacttttttcatttggaaATCTGATGGTCGCTGGCAATTGAACAAGCTGTCTGTCCTGTTGTACGTGGATAACGATGCCAATGTTGTTAAGAACACTTCCTGGAAGGACGTTTTCCAGAATGATAGACGGTTCAGAAATTATGATAAACGGGCTTGGTTACAGCATTGtctagaaaaaatgaacgaagatctttcaaaattaaacGTTGAACAATTCTGGTCTCAATATGATAAAATATGTCAAAACATTTCTaggcaaaagaaaaaaaacgaTCAGTTCAATATGGAGGTTTTCAAtaacttcaaaaatgttGTTTCTATTGCTGTCATAAAGACCAAAGTTTTATCGAACAAGCGAATTTTGACAACGATTTTAAGAAATTACCATAACtcgatgaaaaaaaagtataacGTTCAGGAACAAAATCTTAAGGAAAACAGTTTGGCATCATGTTCAAACAATGATCCTTCCACATCTCTGGAGAGCGAATCAAGACATTTCTCTCCAGTAAACTCACTGTCTCCTTCATCTTTAAGTACTGATGAAGAGGCAACTTCGACGGACTACATCTACAGAGGCCCTGAGTCTAAACCGAATGTGGATTTCATGCACTCAAGTGCCACAAACGATCTGATTAAGTCGAATTTTGAAAGctatttcaaattgatgGCCGAGGATTATGAAACTTTTGACTTGAAGGCTTGGTCGAGACAAAGACCTCGAAAGTTCCAGCtagtggaaaaaaaaaaaatcactaAAAACTCTCCCAATAACCATCATCCGCataaaaatggcaaaataTCTTTTTAA